The window CTTTTCTCCATCGAGAGTGCACAAGCGGCCTCTGCTCAGCCGCCTGTCGAGGAGGGCGCCTCCGCTCGAGGCTGGGTTCTTGATGCGCAAGCTCGACGCCGTCGCAATGGCGCGTGCCGATATGCGGTTGAGCGATATCGCCAATGCGCGTTCGGTGTGCAAGCTTGGGACCGAACTCGTTCCGGCCTGGGTTGCGCAAAGCCACCGGATGGCGGAGCGCGCCTGAATCGGGCCGGTAAAAAGCCGGGCCAACACGGAATAGGGGTGTGCCTTTCGGCACCCCCGAGTCAACGCTTAAATCATCTTTTTCGCGAAATGTCTTTGCCATGCACGCCCCTTTCCAAATGGCATGCATGTTGTATGTCTCCTGTTTCCCAACATATCCGGGAAAGAGGCGTCGTCGCATTCGTTCAAAGCGGAGAGTCGCTGCCTGCTGCGGCCGCTTCGCTCGAAGCTAACGGGAAAAATGTAGCGGCTCTTTCCGCCGGCGGCTGTTCCAAAGGGAACAGGCCTCCTCAGCTGCGCTTCAGGTGCTCGTCGAGCCGTGGCATGATCTCGACGAAATTGCATGGCATGTGCCGGTAATCGAGCTGCTGTTTTAGGATTCCATCCCATGCATCCTTGCAGGCCCCGGGCGAGCCGGGAAGCACGAAGACAAAAGTCGCGTTGGCAACCCCGCCGGTTGCTCGAGACTGGACCGTCGATGTGCCGATCTTGTCATAGGAGATGCGGTGGAAGACCTCGGAAAAGCCGTCCATGCGCTTTTCGAAGAGCGGCTCCAGCGCCTCCGGTGTCACGTCGCGACCGGTGAAGCCTGTGCCGCCGGTGGTAATGACGACGTCGATTTCGGGGTCGAGCGTCCAGGCTTTCACCTGGTCGAAGATCTTCTGCCGCTCGTCCGGGACGATTGCGCGCGCTTTGAGGAGATGACCCGCTTCGCGGATCCGCGCCTCGAGCGTATCGCCGGACTTGTCGTCCGCGCGTGTGCGCGTGTCGGAGACGGTCAGGACGGCGATGCCGACGGGAATGAAGCGGCGAGTCTCGTCGATGCCCGGCATCTGGCCTTATCCTCTTTTTCCGGCGGTGCGGCTGGCTAGAACGTACCACCCCGTATGAGCGGCGGAAATACGCCGTGCAGCCGCAGCCGCCGCTTCGTCGCTGCTGAACAGGCCGAAGCAGGTGGCGCCCGAACCGGACATGCGCACGAGGTCTGCGCCCGCCGCGCTCAGGGCGTCGGACACGTGTTCGATCGCAGGTTCCAGGGTCCGCGCCGGCGGTTCCAGGTCGTTACGCATGCCGGCCAGAGCGCTCAGCCACTCCTCGGTCGTTTCAATGCCTTGCGGTAGCGCCAGCGGTGGGTTCGCCTTTCTGGCAAGCATGCTGAAGATCATCGGCGTTGACACGGCGACGAGCGGGTTGGCGAGCACGATGGAGAAGGACGGCAGATCGGCGAGCGGGGTGATCACTTCGCCGATTCCCTTTGCCAGAAGTGCCCGGCCTTCCAGACACATCGGCACGTCGGCACCGAGCTCGAGGGCGAGCTCATTCAGCCTCTCGGGCTTGATGCTGGCATTCCAGAGCGCAAGCAGCCCCTTGAGCGCCGCTGCGGCGTCTGCCGAGCCCCCGCCAATGCCGGAGGCGATAGGTACGTTTTTTTCGAGATGTAGATGAACCGGGCCAGCGGCTGCTCCTCGCCCGGCAAGTTCCCGGCGCAGGAGATCGCGTGCGCGAAGGACCAGATTGCCATCACGGTCATGAGCCGAGGTCGGCAAATCCAGCGAGAAGCGGCCCGAGACCGTGAAGCGGTCAGTCTCCGCCGGCGCCAAGCCCACTCGGTCGCCGTGATCGGCGAAGGTGACCAGACTTTCGAGTAGGTGGTGGCCGTCGGCACGCTGGCCGACGACATGCAGCGCCAGATTGATTTTGGCCGGCGCCGCACAGTTCAGTGCGAAGCCGGAGAGGTCGCCAGCCCGCATTCTATCAAGATTTCTTGTCCGATGCGGCGGTTTCCGCGGCGCCCTTTTTCGGCAGGGTCTCCTTGGCATCCGCCGCGGCCGGAACGTTCTGCTCGAGCAGCGGCAGTCCGTTTTCGATCTTTGCCTTGATCTTCGGGATTTCCGCTTCCTCAGGCTCCAACTCCAGCGCCTGGTTCCATTGGAACACCGCCTCGAGCTTGCGTCCGACCCGCCAATAGGCGTCGCCGAGGTGATCGTTGATCGTCGGATCTCCGGCCATCAGCTCCGCCGCACGCTCGAGCTCGTCCACCGCCTCGTCGAAGCGGTTCATGCGGAAATAGGCCCAGCCGAGCGAATCGACAATGTAACCGTCGTCGGGCTTGAGCTCGACCGCCTTGCGGATCATCTCCAAGCCCTCTTCGAGGTTGATGTTCATGTCGACCCAGGAGTAGCCGAGATAGTTCAGAACCTGCGGCTGGTCGGGATTGAGCTCCAGAGCCTTGCGGAAATTCGGCTCTGCCTTCTCCCAGAGCTTCTGGCGCTCGTAAGCAATTCCGCGCTGGAAGAAGACGGTCCAGTCGCTGCGGTTCGGAACCGGCCCGATCGCCTCGACCGCGCGGTCGTAAAGCTCGCCCATTTCCTTGTAGGCCTTGGCATCGGAAAGCACGCTGCCATAGGCAAGATAGTTGCGGATGTTCTTGGGATCGAGTTCGATCAGCCCCTGCAGATGCTTCTTCGCCTCGTCGACCTTGCCGATGCCGGCAAGGGCGAGGCCCAGCTGCAGTTCCGAGACGCGGCGCATCGGCGAGTCTTCCGGCACGCTCTTGTAAAGTGCGATTGCCTCATCTTCCTTCTTCAGGTTTTCGGCAATGCCTCCCAGCATCACCAGGACATCAGCACTGCCGGGATCGAGCCGGCGCGCCGTCTGCAGGTAGAGCGATACGATGTCCTCGGCCCCCTCGCGGTTGAGCGCGCCACCGATCGAGAAAAGCACGGCAGCCGCGCCCTGCACGGCCGTGCGCACCTGCTGCTCCTGGTGCTTGCCGTCTTCGATGCTCTTCCTGAGCGCCTCGAGAGGGGTGTAATTGTTGACGAGGTTCTCGCCGACTGAGACCGTATCGAGCGCCTTCTGCTTGTTGCCCTCGCGCGCCTCGAAGCGCGCCAGCGCCTCGACCGCACGCATGAAGGTGTCCGGCGCGGCACCTCCGCCTTCCCGGTCTAGAATGGCGTCGTTCAGCCGCGCACGCGCCGTCGCCTTGTCGCCGGCGGCCAGAGCAATCGCTCCGGCATGATAGTTCTTGAACACCCGGAACCATTCCGGCCCGTCGAGCGCCTTGATCTGCGCAAGCGCTTCCTTCGGTCTGCCCTGACCGAATTTCGCCCAGGCGGAGAGCAGAGTGCTCATCAAACGGTCGAGGTCGTTGGGGCCTTCATATTTCAGCAGCTTCTGCGCCGTGCGGTATTCGCGTTTGCGGATCGCGTCGATCGCGCGCACGATCGTGGTGATCCGTTCGACGGCCCGATCGGATTTCAGCTCCTCGGCAATCTTGACGCCTTCATCGAATTCGCCGCCGATCAACAGCGTGATCATCAGGCGCTGCTTGACGTCCCGGTTGTCCGGCTCGAATTGCAATGCGATTCGGTAGAGGTCTGCCGCCATCGCATAGTCGCGATCGACGTCGGCCGTCCGCGCCGCCAGGAAGGCGCCGG is drawn from Sinorhizobium sojae CCBAU 05684 and contains these coding sequences:
- the moaB gene encoding molybdenum cofactor biosynthesis protein B, with the translated sequence MPGIDETRRFIPVGIAVLTVSDTRTRADDKSGDTLEARIREAGHLLKARAIVPDERQKIFDQVKAWTLDPEIDVVITTGGTGFTGRDVTPEALEPLFEKRMDGFSEVFHRISYDKIGTSTVQSRATGGVANATFVFVLPGSPGACKDAWDGILKQQLDYRHMPCNFVEIMPRLDEHLKRS
- a CDS encoding 4-(cytidine 5'-diphospho)-2-C-methyl-D-erythritol kinase, coding for MRAGDLSGFALNCAAPAKINLALHVVGQRADGHHLLESLVTFADHGDRVGLAPAETDRFTVSGRFSLDLPTSAHDRDGNLVLRARDLLRRELAGRGAAAGPVHLHLEKNVPIASGIGGGSADAAAALKGLLALWNASIKPERLNELALELGADVPMCLEGRALLAKGIGEVITPLADLPSFSIVLANPLVAVSTPMIFSMLARKANPPLALPQGIETTEEWLSALAGMRNDLEPPARTLEPAIEHVSDALSAAGADLVRMSGSGATCFGLFSSDEAAAAAARRISAAHTGWYVLASRTAGKRG
- a CDS encoding tetratricopeptide repeat protein; this encodes MRQNKLLRLLSGAAMLALVATTGSHYAFAEEATAVEDAEPFDLRSANTFAGAFLAARTADVDRDYAMAADLYRIALQFEPDNRDVKQRLMITLLIGGEFDEGVKIAEELKSDRAVERITTIVRAIDAIRKREYRTAQKLLKYEGPNDLDRLMSTLLSAWAKFGQGRPKEALAQIKALDGPEWFRVFKNYHAGAIALAAGDKATARARLNDAILDREGGGAAPDTFMRAVEALARFEAREGNKQKALDTVSVGENLVNNYTPLEALRKSIEDGKHQEQQVRTAVQGAAAVLFSIGGALNREGAEDIVSLYLQTARRLDPGSADVLVMLGGIAENLKKEDEAIALYKSVPEDSPMRRVSELQLGLALAGIGKVDEAKKHLQGLIELDPKNIRNYLAYGSVLSDAKAYKEMGELYDRAVEAIGPVPNRSDWTVFFQRGIAYERQKLWEKAEPNFRKALELNPDQPQVLNYLGYSWVDMNINLEEGLEMIRKAVELKPDDGYIVDSLGWAYFRMNRFDEAVDELERAAELMAGDPTINDHLGDAYWRVGRKLEAVFQWNQALELEPEEAEIPKIKAKIENGLPLLEQNVPAAADAKETLPKKGAAETAASDKKS